The Pan troglodytes isolate AG18354 chromosome 17, NHGRI_mPanTro3-v2.0_pri, whole genome shotgun sequence genome includes a region encoding these proteins:
- the ST8SIA3 gene encoding sia-alpha-2,3-Gal-beta-1,4-GlcNAc-R:alpha 2,8-sialyltransferase (The RefSeq protein has 3 substitutions compared to this genomic sequence) → MRNCKMARVASVLGLVMLSVALLNLSLISYVSLKKENIFATPKYASPGAPRMYMFHAGYRSQFALKFLDPSFVPITNSLTQELQEKPSKWTFNRTAFLHQRQEILQHVDVIKNFSLTKNSVRIGQLMHYDYSSHKYVFSISNNFRSLLPDVSPIMNKHYNICAVVGNSGILTGSQCGQEIDKSDFVFRCNFAPTEAFQRDVGRKTNLTTFNPSILEKYYNNLLTIQDRNNFFLSLKKLDGAILWIPAFFFHTSATVTRTLVDFFVEHRGQLKVQLAWPGNIMQHVNRYWKNKHLSPKRLSTGILMYTLASAICEEIHLYGFWPFGFDPNTREDLPYHYYDKKGTKFTTKWQESHQLPAEFQLLYRMHGEGLTKLTLSHCA, encoded by the exons ATGAGAAACTGCAAAATGGCCCGGGTCGCCAGTGTGCTGGGGCTGGTCATGCTCAGCGTCGCCCTGCTGATTTTATCGCTCATCAGCTACGTGTCCCTGAAAAAGGAGAACATCTTCACCACTCCCAAGTACGCCAGCCCGGGGGCGCCCCGAATGTACATGTTCCACGCGGGATTCCG GTCACAATTTGCGCTGAAGTTTCTAGACCCGTCATTCGTGCCCATTACGAATTCTCTCACCCAGGAACTCCAAGAGAAACCTTCTAAGTGGACATTTAATCGGACAGCGTTTTTACATCAAAG gcaAGAAATTCTTCAGCATGTCgatgtaataaaaaatttttctttgaccAAGAATAGTGTTCGGATTGGACAACTGATGCACTATGATTATTCCAGCCATAAATATGTTTTCTCTATTAGCAATAACTTCCGGTCACTTCTTCCAGATGTGTCACCCATTATGAACAAGCATTATAATATTTGTGCTGTGGTTGGAAATAGTGGGATCCTGACAGGGAGCCAGTGTGGacaagaaatagataaatcagaTTTTGTTTTCCGTTGCAATTTCGCCCCTACGGAGGCTTTCCAAAGAGATGTTGGAAGAAAAACCAATCTTACCACCTTCAACCCCAGCATCCTGGAAAAATATTACAACAATCTCTTGACTATTCAGGACCGTAACAACTTTTTCCTCAGTTTAAAAAAGCTTGACGGGGCCATTCTTTGGATCCCTGCATTTTTCTTCCACACTTCAGCAACTGTGACCAGGACATTAGTTGACTTTTTTGTTGAACACAGAGGTCAGTTAAAAGTCCAACTGGCTTGGCCGGGAAATATAATGCAACATGTCAACAG GTActggaaaaacaaacatttgtCACCTAAACGGCTGAGCACAGGTATTCTTATGTACACCCTTGCATCAGCAATATGTGAAGAGATCCACTTGTATGGATTTTGGCCTTTTGGATTTGACCCCAACACAAGGGAAGATCTTCCATACCATTACTATGACAAAAAAGGAACCAAATTTACCACCAAGTGGCAGGAGTCCCACCAGCTGCCTGCTGAGTTTCAGCTGCTGTACCGAATGCATGGGGAAGGGCTCACCAAGCTGACTCTGTCACACTGTGCCTAA